The genomic DNA TATCAGCCGTAGTGATCCGTTTTGTTGGGACTACCTCGGGCCACTTGCTGAATGCGTCGACGAGAATCAAATAATACATACCATCGACTGGCCCAGCATAGTCGATGTGAATCCTTTGCCAGGGTTTGGTGGGAGCTGGCCAGGATTCAAGAGTTGTTTTTCTGTTGGTTTTGGCTACACTAGCGCACTCGGTGCAGGCGCGAACAAGTTGAGCGATGCTGTCGTCGATACCAGGCCAATACACGTAGTTTCTGGAGATCGAACGCATTCGATCCACACCTGGGTGGCCTTTGTGCAGCTGGTGGAGAATTTTCTTGTGGAATTTCGCTGGAATAACTAATCTTTCTCCATATGTCAGGCACCCCGAAGAAGAAGACAGACCGTCGCGACGCAAGTAGAATTGCTGGAGTTGTGTGTCGCTGAGATCCGATTTGCTTTTCGGCCAGCCCTGCTGGACGAAACGTAGAACTTGCTTGAGTATCGGATCGGATTGTGTTTCCGCTTGAATAGCCTTGAAAGTTAACGGTAACACCTCCAAGGATTGTTGAACGACGGAATGGATGGTCTTCTCCAGCTCAATTGACGCAATAACAAACTCTTCGTCTGGTCGAATATGCGTGTTGATCAACCGAGACAAAACGTCTGCATGCCCGAAGCTTTCAGTCGAAACGTACTGTATGGTGAAGTCTTACAACAACAATGTCAACGCCCACCTCTGCAGTCTGTTGGCTGTGTAGATAGGGATTCCTTTTTTGGATCCGAAGATGGCCAACAGTGGTTTGTGATCCGTCTCGAGAGTAAAGTGCCTCCCAAACAGCATTCGATGAAAACGTGTCACGGCGAAAATCAAAGCTAGACCCTCTTTTTCGATCTGGCTGTAATTGGTTTCAGCCGGGGTCAAACTGCGGGAAGCGTGACAAACAGCTTTGATAGTCCCGTCGGGGAAACGGTGAGCGATTCGTGCACCAATGCCCACTGATGATGCGTCGGCCGAGACTATTATTTCCTGCTTCGGGTCGTAGTGGGTGAGAGCGAGCGGCGATTGTAGAAGCTTTTTAAATCGGTCGAACGCTTGTTGACACGCGCCACTCCACTCCCACTTGACTCCTGTTTTCAGAAGTTGGTCCATGGGAAATCTCAGCTGGCGCATTTCGGGGATGTACTTGGAGTAATAATTTACCGCCCCCAGGTATGAGCGGAGTGTCGGTACGTCGTGCGGTGCTGGCATTGCTGCAATGGCGGAAACCTTATCCGGGTCGGGCCGAATACCATCGGTGTCGAGGATCTGTCCCAGATATTTGATTTGTCGCATATTGAACCGGCACTTTTCAATGCGAACCGTGAAACCGTAGTCCTGGAGTTGGCTTAGAACCTGGTGTACGTTCCGGTTCAGTTCGTCCTCCGATTTTCCTCCAACCAGAAGATCATCCAAGTAGCCACGAGTGCATTGAAGTCCGCTTAGCATGGCATCGACTATCTGCTGGAATGCTCCCGGGGCAGATTTGATACCCGGAGACAGTCGTGTGAAGCGGAACAAACCTTTGTGGGTGTTTATGGTGAGGAGATGCTGGCTATTTTCGTCCACCTGGACCTGGAGATAGGCGTCCGAGAGGTCGATGTGAGTGAAAAATCGACAACCGGACATGCTGGTGAATATATCCTCTGGCAGAGGAAGTGGATTTTGATTTGCTTCCAGCACACTGTTGAGTCCTGTGGAGAAATCGGCACAGATGCGAACGGTACCGTTTGGTTTGCGGACGACCACAATCGGCGCGGCCCAGTCCGAAAAATCGACCGGTTGCAGGACGCCGAGATTTACTAAGCGCTGGATTTCATCCTCAACAACACCTTCCATGCTGTAGGATACGGGGCGTTTACCACGGAACACTGGTTTTGGATTTCCACGGAGTGACAACTGCACTTTGGTCTTGGTGCACAGACCCATACGACTGGTGAACACTTCGGAGAACTTCGATTGCAAATCTGCCCCGATTTTGGACGAGGGATCTGTGCTGCTGGTTACTTGGTTGCAGAACGTGTTAAACGGGACGTCCCACAAGCCAAACATCTCTATCCAATCGGTGCCCAGTACGGATAGGTTCACTTTCGGAGAAGCGACGTAACATAAACCTCGTTTGGAAGTGCCGTTTATGTTTACATCACACCAGAATTCCGAAGCGAGCGGTAAAGGATCGCCCGATGCTGTTATCGCCTGGCATGATGGTGGGTGGGCGGCAGGTTTGCCGATCTGCTTCCACAATGCCTCGGTGATTACACTTATGTCCGAGGCAGAGTCGACCTGCAGCCGAACTGGGACATTATTAATCAACACCTCCGCATATTTCCTACTGCGGTTGACTGCGTTTATCGACACCACTTTTGTTGACTTCTTGTGTTTTgcacttttttgttttccagCCGATTTCCCGAGAAAGCAGGCACAGTAGCCTTCCCTGTGGCCTCTTTTCCCGCACTCACGACACTGGTGATCCCGAAAATGGCACTCCTTCGCGAAGTGCATGCCTCCACATGCCCAGCAGGGACTCCGCGGTTGATCGGTGGTAGTTTTGTTTCCGAAATCACTGGATGACTTTCGGTGTTGTTTCGGAAACTTGCTATCACTTTTATTCACTGAGTTCACTGCCGGTTGTGAGAGTTTCTCGACCATCACATTATCACTTTTAAGGTTCATGAGATTCCGGCTTTCTTCCACAATTTTCGCCAACGTCACATCAGCAGAttcgtttaatttatttattaagcgCATCCGGATGTCAGTGTCTTTGGGCGATTTGAGTCCACAAACAAATATCAGACATTTAAAATGTTCTTCAGAGATGTCTGATAACTTAAAATCCACACACATTCTGTTCACTTTACAGGAATACGCCAAAATGTCCTCCGAATCTTCTTTTGCCGTTTGAAGGCACTGGAATCGCCGATGAAATACGGAGACAGGAGATCCGAATAGCTTTTTCAGCGTTTCGGTGGTTTCCGCAAAGCTGAACTCCTTCGACAGTTTTGGAAGGACGAACGAAGTGTACCGCTCATGCGCGGCGGGGCTTAGCTTCCTCATTAAAAGCCGCACTTTTGC from Uranotaenia lowii strain MFRU-FL unplaced genomic scaffold, ASM2978415v1 HiC_scaffold_418, whole genome shotgun sequence includes the following:
- the LOC129760092 gene encoding uncharacterized protein K02A2.6-like is translated as MTDNQPPPVPGSRAFSFQQALAQILQQQQQLFSKLSEQLDATQRCFKELSRDDVALESLASNITEFNYDPDQGCTFDAWFCRYSELFDKDAAKLDDAAKVRLLMRKLSPAAHERYTSFVLPKLSKEFSFAETTETLKKLFGSPVSVFHRRFQCLQTAKEDSEDILAYSCKVNRMCVDFKLSDISEEHFKCLIFVCGLKSPKDTDIRMRLINKLNESADVTLAKIVEESRNLMNLKSDNVMVEKLSQPAVNSVNKSDSKFPKQHRKSSSDFGNKTTTDQPRSPCWACGGMHFAKECHFRDHQCRECGKRGHREGYCACFLGKSAGKQKSAKHKKSTKVVSINAVNRSRKYAEVLINNVPVRLQVDSASDISVITEALWKQIGKPAAHPPSCQAITASGDPLPLASEFWCDVNINGTSKRGLCYVASPKVNLSVLGTDWIEMFGLWDVPFNTFCNQVTSSTDPSSKIGADLQSKFSEVFTSRMGLCTKTKVQLSLRGNPKPVFRGKRPVSYSMEGVVEDEIQRLVNLGVLQPVDFSDWAAPIVVVRKPNGTVRICADFSTGLNSVLEANQNPLPLPEDIFTSMSGCRFFTHIDLSDAYLQVQVDENSQHLLTINTHKGLFRFTRLSPGIKSAPGAFQQIVDAMLSGLQCTRGYLDDLLVGGKSEDELNRNVHQVLSQLQDYGFTVRIEKCRFNMRQIKYLGQILDTDGIRPDPDKVSAIAAMPAPHDVPTLRSYLGAVNYYSKYIPEMRQLRFPMDQLLKTGVKWEWSGACQQAFDRFKKLLQSPLALTHYDPKQEIIVSADASSVGIGARIAHRFPDGTIKAVCHASRSLTPAETNYSQIEKEGLALIFAVTRFHRMLFGRHFTLETDHKPLLAIFGSKKGIPIYTANRLQSFGHADVLSRLINTHIRPDEEFVIASIELEKTIHSVVQQSLEVLPLTFKAIQAETQSDPILKQVLRFVQQGWPKSKSDLSDTQLQQFYLRRDGLSSSSGCLTYGERLVIPAKFHKKILHQLHKGHPGVDRMRSISRNYVYWPGIDDSIAQLVRACTECASVAKTNRKTTLESWPAPTKPWQRIHIDYAGPVDGMYYLILVDAFSKWPEVVPTKRITTADTLIILRSIFARFGMSETLVSDNGRQLVSEEFERYCEVNGILHLKTPPFHPQSNGLAERFVDTFKRTLKKITAGGEVLAEAIDTFLLCYRSTPCRGAPDGKTPAEVLLGRPVRTSLDLLKPPSQYFSKTTKQDQQFNRKHGAKARSYERQDLVWAKVYENNSWCWEPGQILERVGNVIYNVWLPQKSKLIRSHCNQMRQRCESAEESIKSKSSARIPLSILLDSWGLSESNSVPEDNNEIRTNSSLIPALVQQEMESTTRPHRRQPHPANPLIPRHSSRTRRAPVRYEPYHLY